In the Flagellimonas sp. MMG031 genome, one interval contains:
- a CDS encoding prephenate dehydratase gives MSLKVAIQGIKGSNHHQVAIDFFGEGIELLECNSFDAVIDSLLVGAADKGIMAIENSIAGSIIPNYNLVYHNNIHVIGEHYLNIHHNLMVMKGKTFDDIQEVHSHPMALLQCKEFFKAHPQIKLVESVDTAETAKRIKEGRLSNIAAIAPKMAAELYGLDIIADNIQTIVNNSTRFIILKKQNKVLPEEEINKASLRFITDHKRGSLATVLNVMSDCNMNLTKIQSLPVIETPWKYAFFVDVTFDEYEHFAKTKSLMQIMAEDFKVLGEYKNALL, from the coding sequence ATGTCTTTAAAAGTCGCCATACAAGGAATCAAAGGATCGAACCATCATCAAGTGGCCATCGATTTTTTTGGAGAAGGAATTGAACTATTGGAATGCAATTCCTTTGATGCGGTAATCGACAGTTTGTTGGTAGGTGCGGCTGATAAGGGCATTATGGCCATTGAGAATTCCATAGCGGGGTCCATTATACCCAATTACAATTTAGTGTACCATAATAATATCCACGTAATCGGGGAACATTACTTGAACATCCATCACAACCTTATGGTGATGAAGGGAAAAACCTTTGATGATATTCAAGAGGTACATTCGCACCCGATGGCGTTATTGCAGTGCAAGGAGTTTTTCAAAGCCCATCCGCAGATCAAACTGGTAGAAAGTGTGGATACCGCAGAGACAGCTAAACGCATCAAAGAAGGTCGGTTATCTAATATTGCTGCTATTGCTCCTAAAATGGCTGCAGAATTATACGGATTGGATATAATTGCGGATAATATCCAGACGATTGTAAATAATTCAACAAGATTTATCATCCTAAAAAAGCAGAACAAAGTACTCCCGGAGGAGGAAATCAATAAAGCATCCCTACGGTTTATCACCGATCACAAAAGAGGGAGTTTGGCCACTGTGTTGAACGTGATGAGCGATTGCAACATGAACCTGACCAAAATCCAGTCGTTGCCCGTGATCGAGACTCCTTGGAAATATGCCTTTTTTGTGGATGTCACTTTTGATGAATACGAGCACTTTGCCAAAACCAAATCCTTAATGCAGATCATGGCAGAGGATTTCAAGGTATTGGGAGAATATAAAAATGCATTGTTGTAA
- a CDS encoding aminotransferase class I/II-fold pyridoxal phosphate-dependent enzyme — translation MVTADRLNSVKEYYFSTKLREVRGLMAQGKPIINMGIGSPDLAPSPQVLETLRNSIIDAGAHQYQSYQGLPQLRKAIADFYQQKFEVAVEPDSEILPLMGSKEGIMHISMAFLNEGDEVLLPNPGYPTYASVTNLVGGVPVTYDLKEEKGWFPDLDELAKKDLSKVKLMWVSYPHMPTGATATMEQLESLVDFAKRNNMLLVNDNPYSFVLSNNPTSILSIEGAKEHTLELNSLSKTFNMAGWRVGMVLGSAAHITAILKVKSNMDSGMFYGIQMGAIAALQSGPEWFEALDRVYSTRRELMFELADTLGCTYDKNAVGMFVWCKLPKGALPSEEFIDQILYDKDIFIAPGTIFGSNGEGYIRFSLCVKEEKIKEAIARF, via the coding sequence ATGGTAACAGCTGATCGGTTAAATAGTGTAAAGGAATACTACTTCTCTACCAAATTGAGAGAGGTTAGGGGATTGATGGCCCAAGGGAAGCCCATCATTAATATGGGGATAGGCAGTCCAGATTTGGCACCATCGCCTCAGGTATTGGAAACGCTTCGGAATTCCATTATCGATGCTGGTGCGCACCAATACCAAAGCTATCAGGGTTTGCCACAATTGAGGAAGGCCATTGCCGATTTTTATCAGCAAAAGTTCGAAGTAGCAGTGGAGCCAGATTCTGAAATTTTGCCATTAATGGGGTCTAAAGAGGGCATCATGCATATCAGCATGGCTTTTTTGAACGAAGGTGATGAGGTGTTGCTTCCCAACCCAGGGTATCCTACCTATGCATCCGTGACCAATTTAGTGGGGGGTGTACCGGTCACTTACGACCTAAAGGAGGAAAAGGGCTGGTTTCCCGATTTGGACGAACTGGCTAAAAAGGACCTCTCCAAAGTAAAATTGATGTGGGTCAGCTATCCGCATATGCCAACGGGCGCCACCGCCACCATGGAACAATTGGAATCTTTGGTGGATTTTGCCAAAAGGAACAACATGCTATTGGTGAACGACAATCCGTACAGCTTTGTGCTATCCAACAATCCAACCAGTATTTTGTCCATTGAGGGAGCAAAAGAACATACCTTGGAACTCAATAGTTTGAGCAAGACCTTCAACATGGCCGGATGGCGTGTGGGGATGGTGCTGGGCAGTGCAGCCCATATCACGGCAATTTTGAAAGTAAAGAGCAATATGGATTCGGGGATGTTCTATGGCATTCAAATGGGGGCGATTGCTGCTTTGCAAAGTGGCCCTGAATGGTTCGAGGCCTTGGATAGGGTGTATTCTACAAGACGCGAACTGATGTTTGAATTGGCGGATACATTAGGATGTACTTACGATAAAAATGCGGTGGGAATGTTTGTTTGGTGCAAACTGCCGAAAGGGGCTTTGCCATCCGAGGAATTTATAGACCAGATCTTGTACGATAAGGACATATTTATTGCGCCAGGTACCATTTTTGGTAGCAATGGTGAGGGCTACATCAGGTTTTCGCTATGTGTGAAAGAAGAAAAGATCAAAGAAGCCATTGCAAGATTTTAA
- a CDS encoding prephenate dehydrogenase, which yields MRVVIIGVGLIGGSFAKDVKKLHPEAEIIGVDTSDAHLDEALQLEIIDKKGKGTWDSLATADLVYVSIPVNVLVNELPKILDAAGDETVVMDAGSTKRLICEQVAEHPKRRNFMACHPIAGTEFSGPTAALEGLYAGKTMIICEVEKTAFKLQEKALAIFQDIGMRIRYMNPEAHDKHIAYVSHLSHISSFMLGKTVIEKEKNERDIFDMAGSGFESTVRLAKSSPDMWTPIFEQNKDNVVETLEEYIQNLTAFKQLILDNDFEHVHQEMSNTNRIKQILKGIPLTKK from the coding sequence ATGAGAGTAGTCATTATAGGAGTTGGATTGATTGGTGGTTCTTTTGCAAAGGATGTAAAAAAACTACATCCCGAAGCGGAAATTATTGGTGTGGACACAAGTGATGCCCATCTCGATGAGGCCTTACAACTCGAGATAATCGATAAAAAAGGAAAGGGAACCTGGGATTCGCTGGCTACGGCAGATTTGGTCTACGTGAGCATTCCTGTAAACGTATTGGTCAACGAATTGCCCAAGATATTGGATGCTGCAGGCGATGAAACCGTGGTAATGGACGCTGGCTCCACCAAACGTTTGATCTGTGAGCAGGTCGCCGAGCACCCAAAGCGAAGGAACTTTATGGCCTGTCACCCTATCGCTGGAACGGAGTTTTCAGGTCCCACAGCAGCTTTGGAGGGGTTGTACGCTGGCAAAACAATGATTATTTGCGAGGTGGAGAAAACGGCATTCAAGCTTCAAGAAAAGGCATTGGCCATTTTTCAGGATATCGGAATGCGAATCCGGTATATGAATCCCGAAGCGCACGATAAACATATCGCCTACGTCTCCCATTTATCACACATTAGCTCTTTTATGTTGGGAAAGACAGTTATTGAGAAGGAGAAAAATGAGCGTGATATTTTTGACATGGCGGGAAGTGGTTTTGAGAGCACCGTTCGCTTGGCGAAAAGTTCGCCCGATATGTGGACCCCCATTTTTGAACAGAACAAGGACAATGTGGTGGAAACTTTGGAGGAGTACATTCAGAACCTTACGGCTTTCAAACAACTGATTTTGGACAACGATTTTGAGCATGTCCATCAAGAAATGAGCAATACCAATAGAATAAAACAAATATTAAAAGGAATACCACTTACAAAAAAATAG
- a CDS encoding bifunctional 3-deoxy-7-phosphoheptulonate synthase/chorismate mutase type II yields the protein MENKKEMRKWLDDMNLGHPLVVAGPCSAETEDQVLKIAHELKDTDVSYYRAGIWKPRTRPGNFEGVGAIGLKWLQKVKEETGLKTATEVANRAHVDLALEHDVDLLWIGARSTVSPFIVQEIADALEGTDKVVLVKNPVNPDLSLWLGAVERLSSANIEKLGVIHRGFSTYEKTKYRNIPEWQLAIELQTKFPDLPIINDPSHITGKRDMVFDVSQTALDLNFDGLMIETHYDPDNAWSDAAQQVTPKTLVQIMKDLRIRKETDEEAEYNNSLSNLRAQIDVLDNQLIDLLGKRMKVADGIGELKKQRNVAVLQSNRWNAILGNMILEGEQRGLSEEFVLKMFKAIHQESINHQEKIINA from the coding sequence ATGGAAAACAAAAAGGAAATGAGGAAATGGTTGGATGACATGAACTTGGGTCATCCCTTGGTGGTAGCGGGACCGTGCAGTGCGGAAACCGAGGACCAAGTGTTAAAAATAGCACACGAGCTAAAGGATACCGATGTGAGCTATTACCGTGCCGGAATCTGGAAACCAAGAACGCGTCCAGGAAACTTTGAGGGAGTTGGGGCCATTGGTTTGAAGTGGTTGCAGAAAGTAAAGGAAGAAACCGGGCTGAAAACTGCTACGGAAGTGGCCAACAGGGCTCACGTGGACTTGGCTTTGGAACACGACGTAGATTTGCTGTGGATCGGGGCACGTTCCACCGTAAGCCCATTCATTGTCCAAGAAATAGCGGATGCGTTGGAAGGGACGGATAAAGTTGTTTTGGTTAAGAATCCCGTTAACCCGGACCTCTCGCTTTGGTTGGGAGCTGTGGAAAGGTTGTCCTCCGCCAATATTGAAAAGTTGGGTGTGATCCACAGAGGATTCTCAACCTACGAAAAAACCAAATACCGGAATATTCCAGAATGGCAATTGGCCATCGAATTGCAGACCAAATTCCCTGATTTGCCCATCATTAACGACCCAAGCCATATTACCGGAAAACGCGACATGGTCTTTGATGTATCGCAAACCGCATTGGATCTCAATTTTGATGGATTGATGATAGAGACGCATTACGATCCGGACAATGCCTGGAGTGATGCTGCACAACAGGTTACCCCTAAAACATTGGTGCAAATCATGAAAGACCTTAGAATCCGAAAAGAAACCGATGAAGAAGCGGAATACAATAACAGTTTGAGTAACCTTAGGGCACAAATCGATGTGCTGGACAACCAATTGATCGATCTTTTGGGCAAGCGAATGAAGGTTGCCGATGGTATTGGCGAATTGAAAAAACAACGAAACGTAGCCGTACTTCAAAGCAACCGTTGGAACGCTATTCTGGGCAACATGATCTTGGAAGGCGAGCAGCGAGGTTTGAGCGAAGAGTTTGTTTTGAAAATGTTCAAGGCGATTCACCAAGAATCCATCAACCACCAAGAAAAAATCATCAACGCCTAG
- a CDS encoding head GIN domain-containing protein translates to MKKLYTLGMLLLPLVMFSQRIIDTEVGEFNKIKVFDLIEVNLIQSDENKIMIKGWNVDDIKWTNKNGTLKLRMQLDKKFQGEDTMIEVYYTDLDVIDGNEGAQITCNEMVQKSKIELRAQEGATIRIGMDVDYADIRAVTGGIVKASGLAKNQTVVINTGGIFEGRELRTSTTDVKISAGGEADVFASELVDVNVRAGGDVHVYGNPQTVNKRTFVGGRVYIKN, encoded by the coding sequence ATGAAAAAATTATACACACTTGGAATGCTCTTGCTTCCCTTGGTCATGTTTTCGCAACGAATCATTGATACCGAGGTAGGTGAATTCAACAAAATCAAGGTTTTTGATTTGATCGAGGTCAATTTGATCCAATCCGATGAGAACAAAATTATGATCAAAGGATGGAATGTGGACGATATCAAATGGACCAACAAAAATGGAACTTTGAAGCTGCGCATGCAGTTGGACAAAAAGTTTCAGGGCGAGGACACCATGATTGAGGTCTATTACACCGATTTGGATGTCATCGACGGCAACGAAGGTGCCCAGATTACCTGTAACGAGATGGTGCAGAAAAGCAAAATTGAATTGCGTGCCCAAGAAGGTGCCACCATCCGTATTGGAATGGATGTGGATTATGCCGACATACGTGCGGTTACGGGCGGTATCGTGAAAGCTTCAGGTTTGGCCAAAAACCAAACCGTTGTCATAAACACCGGCGGTATTTTTGAAGGTAGGGAACTACGCACCAGTACCACAGATGTAAAGATTTCCGCAGGCGGCGAGGCCGATGTATTTGCTTCCGAGCTGGTGGATGTCAATGTTAGGGCAGGAGGCGATGTACACGTTTACGGAAATCCGCAAACGGTGAACAAAAGAACCTTTGTGGGCGGAAGGGTCTACATTAAGAATTAA
- the rsgA gene encoding ribosome small subunit-dependent GTPase A produces the protein MNGTVYKSTGSWYTVKSSEGVFYECRIKGKFRTQGIKSTNPVAVGDMVEFELETIGDETVGIISAIQDRKNYIVRKSVKLSKQTHIIAANLDQVFLLITLNNPPTFTSFIDRFLVTAEAYDIPVVLLFNKMDVYTDEERFEVAWLMDLYTKIGYTCLQIEAKQGKNVDKVRELMLGKTSMFAGHSGVGKSTLVNALEPGLQLKTAEISEQHMQGQHTTTFAEMYDLSFDARIIDTPGIKGFGIVDMEKEEIGDYFPEFFALKSECKFNNCLHLDEPKCAIKEALERDAIAASRYRSYVQMITGEEDQTYR, from the coding sequence GTGAACGGAACTGTTTATAAATCAACGGGAAGCTGGTACACCGTAAAATCCTCGGAGGGAGTATTTTATGAGTGCCGAATCAAAGGAAAGTTCCGTACCCAGGGTATTAAAAGCACCAATCCCGTTGCCGTGGGGGATATGGTCGAGTTCGAGTTGGAAACGATTGGCGATGAAACTGTTGGGATAATTTCAGCTATCCAAGATCGAAAAAACTATATTGTCCGTAAATCAGTGAAGCTTTCCAAGCAGACCCATATTATTGCCGCCAACTTGGACCAGGTATTTTTATTGATCACTTTGAACAATCCACCAACCTTTACCAGTTTTATCGATCGCTTTTTGGTGACCGCCGAGGCTTACGACATACCCGTGGTGCTGCTGTTTAACAAGATGGATGTTTACACGGATGAGGAACGGTTCGAAGTTGCCTGGTTAATGGATCTATATACCAAAATAGGGTACACATGCCTTCAGATTGAAGCCAAACAGGGCAAGAATGTAGATAAGGTAAGGGAACTGATGCTTGGCAAAACCAGCATGTTCGCTGGGCACTCGGGGGTGGGCAAGTCAACTTTGGTCAATGCCTTGGAACCCGGACTGCAACTCAAGACCGCGGAGATTTCCGAGCAACACATGCAGGGACAGCACACCACCACTTTTGCCGAGATGTACGATCTTTCTTTTGATGCCCGTATCATTGACACGCCTGGTATCAAAGGTTTTGGCATTGTGGATATGGAGAAAGAAGAAATTGGAGACTATTTTCCCGAGTTTTTTGCATTAAAATCCGAATGTAAGTTCAATAATTGTCTCCATTTGGACGAACCTAAATGTGCCATAAAGGAAGCTTTGGAACGTGATGCAATAGCCGCCAGCCGTTACCGAAGCTATGTTCAGATGATAACTGGGGAAGAAGATCAAACATATAGGTAG
- the dtd gene encoding D-aminoacyl-tRNA deacylase: MRAVLQRVSKASVTVDGQVVSSIGDGLLVLLGIEDADGQEDVEWLANKMVNLRIFNDENNVMNRSVVDIDGEIIVVSQFTLHAQTKKGNRPSYIKAAKPEVAIPTYEGFVAVLEQKLGKKVGTGIFGADMKVELLNDGPVTIIIDTKNKE; the protein is encoded by the coding sequence ATGAGAGCTGTATTGCAAAGAGTATCCAAAGCAAGTGTTACAGTAGATGGTCAGGTCGTTTCCTCCATCGGGGACGGTCTCTTGGTATTATTGGGGATTGAGGATGCCGATGGCCAAGAGGATGTGGAATGGTTAGCCAACAAGATGGTGAACCTACGCATCTTCAATGATGAAAATAATGTGATGAACCGATCGGTGGTGGATATTGACGGAGAAATTATAGTGGTAAGCCAATTTACCCTGCATGCCCAGACCAAAAAGGGAAACAGACCTTCCTACATCAAAGCGGCGAAACCTGAGGTTGCGATTCCCACGTATGAAGGATTTGTAGCGGTTTTGGAGCAAAAGCTTGGAAAGAAGGTGGGTACAGGTATTTTTGGGGCCGACATGAAAGTGGAACTTTTGAATGATGGTCCGGTGACCATAATAATTGACACAAAAAATAAAGAATAA
- a CDS encoding DUF3857 domain-containing transglutaminase family protein — protein MRFYFLFLSTLLFQYSFSQDYSLTSIPKELLDNADAVVRLDKMDVVVEALDKMTITSKRVVTVLNENGDEHVHAFAFYEKNDKVSDLEAIVYNASGEEIKKIKKRDFLDQSAISGGTLYSDSRVLVMRYTPSQYPYTIEFSKVYTTPNTAFAPNWSFLDDYRVGTERSEFSFTVENGIPFRHKEVNFGDYGIAAKEMNNGISYEAKNLVPMEREPLSPSFRNLVPQVKIAMNEFHLEGVNGRATTWQELGKWMNDELLAGRDELSEATITHVKNLVKDISDPLEKTRIVYDYVQENTRYISVQLGIGGWMPISASDVDRVKYGDCKGLTNYTKALLKAVGVESYYTVVHAGRQIRHLDKDFPSIQGNHVFLNVPLENDEIWLECTSQTTPVNHLGTFTDNRNVLKITPQGGELVRTKRNPDEENYQLTKADVQVGNQRNVTGHVQIFSRGSQYDQKYWRTTNTRSEQEEFYKSYWSYVQDLQLGEVAYQNNEDKIEFLETVDFKADNYLSSAGDKLLFAPNISNRNLGVPDRVRNRKMPLIISRGYLDEDEFTIRLPEGYVVETLILPIEEDTKFGSYAVSVEPKEPGVLVYKRRLLIKSGEYPKEDYKLYRDFRKKVAGYDNAKIVLSKKKS, from the coding sequence ATGCGATTTTATTTTCTATTCCTCTCAACCTTACTTTTTCAGTATTCATTTTCCCAAGATTACAGTCTAACATCCATCCCCAAAGAACTATTGGATAATGCCGATGCCGTAGTTCGTTTGGATAAAATGGATGTAGTTGTCGAAGCTCTGGACAAGATGACCATAACCAGCAAGCGTGTCGTCACCGTTCTTAACGAAAATGGGGATGAGCATGTACATGCTTTTGCCTTCTATGAAAAAAATGACAAGGTTTCCGACTTGGAGGCCATTGTTTATAATGCGAGTGGTGAGGAAATCAAAAAAATCAAGAAAAGGGATTTTTTGGACCAAAGTGCCATTAGTGGGGGAACGCTCTATTCCGATTCAAGGGTTTTGGTCATGCGTTATACCCCTTCACAATATCCTTATACCATCGAATTTAGTAAAGTCTATACAACTCCTAACACCGCTTTTGCCCCGAATTGGTCCTTTTTGGATGATTATCGGGTGGGTACCGAGAGAAGTGAGTTTTCCTTTACCGTGGAGAACGGCATACCCTTCAGACATAAGGAAGTGAATTTTGGTGACTATGGGATTGCTGCGAAAGAAATGAACAATGGCATTTCGTACGAGGCTAAAAACTTGGTGCCCATGGAGCGGGAACCATTATCCCCATCGTTTCGCAATCTTGTACCCCAAGTAAAAATCGCTATGAACGAGTTTCATTTGGAGGGAGTCAATGGTAGGGCCACCACTTGGCAGGAGTTGGGCAAGTGGATGAATGATGAGTTGTTGGCGGGCAGGGATGAGTTGTCCGAAGCCACGATTACTCATGTGAAAAACTTGGTAAAAGACATATCCGATCCTTTGGAGAAGACCAGGATCGTGTACGATTATGTACAGGAAAATACCAGATACATCAGTGTTCAGCTCGGAATAGGCGGTTGGATGCCCATCAGTGCATCAGATGTAGACCGCGTAAAGTATGGAGACTGCAAGGGGCTTACCAATTATACCAAGGCACTGCTGAAGGCTGTAGGGGTCGAGTCCTATTACACAGTTGTACATGCTGGCAGGCAGATCAGACATTTGGACAAGGATTTTCCTTCTATCCAAGGGAACCATGTTTTTTTAAACGTACCCTTGGAGAACGATGAAATTTGGTTGGAGTGTACCAGCCAAACCACTCCCGTAAACCATTTAGGGACGTTTACCGATAATAGAAATGTACTAAAAATAACCCCACAGGGTGGAGAATTGGTGCGGACCAAAAGAAATCCAGATGAAGAAAATTATCAACTTACCAAGGCAGATGTTCAAGTGGGAAACCAACGGAATGTAACCGGACATGTACAAATATTCTCAAGGGGATCCCAGTACGACCAAAAATATTGGCGAACCACAAACACACGATCGGAGCAGGAGGAATTTTACAAATCATACTGGAGCTACGTTCAAGATTTGCAGCTTGGAGAGGTAGCCTATCAGAATAATGAAGATAAGATCGAATTTCTGGAAACGGTTGATTTTAAGGCCGACAATTACCTTTCCAGTGCGGGTGACAAACTCTTGTTCGCACCCAACATTTCCAACAGAAATTTGGGGGTTCCCGATAGAGTTAGAAACAGAAAAATGCCGCTGATCATTTCTAGGGGATATTTGGATGAGGATGAGTTTACCATCCGTTTGCCCGAAGGCTATGTTGTGGAAACCTTGATACTTCCCATAGAAGAAGATACCAAGTTTGGTTCCTATGCCGTATCTGTTGAGCCAAAAGAACCTGGGGTCCTTGTCTATAAAAGACGACTGCTCATCAAATCAGGAGAGTATCCAAAGGAAGATTATAAACTATATCGGGATTTTAGAAAGAAGGTCGCCGGATATGACAACGCAAAAATCGTTTTAAGTAAAAAGAAGTCATGA
- a CDS encoding transglutaminase domain-containing protein has product MKLRLFFLLLLAQQAVVSAKEVKFGKVSEEEVSATQHALYPEANAAILHKNEWVRYNYQYETGWSLVREVHYRIKIYNKEGFDWATLQVPLYAGGTNKEDISSIKGFTYNMVNGKVVDTKLKNDGVFIEEVNEYRNKASITMPEVKEGSVLDIEYKIVSPMYWSIDEFKFQYDIPVDDVEIRLEIPEYFYFKQYSRGFHAIKFDQSNENRTINVSYRSSDQTGSLGRTTRTSGTLNFLENIYTMKASGIPALLEEKYTSNINNFRTSIKFELASTRFPNQPFKNYSLTWEDVAKSIYDYDSFGDELNRKNYFDDDVDQVLNGLSSDSEKAMALFQFVKNKMNWDNFVGVGCSSQGIRKAYKEGKGNVAEINLMLIAMLRYAGLQADPVLVSTRSHGIPLLPTSDGFNYVVAGLQLDNGFVLLDATEKNAFPDVLPMRALNWFGRLIKEDGTSVQVDLTPKTKSLDAVMMSVDLNDDGSIHGRYRQQYTANNAFIFRNNFGEGSEDSYLDELEKRYGDLEISDFELQNQDDLSKPVVQTFSYSKESAYEEIAGKLYLSPLFYLTTSENPFKTEKREFPIDYGYPWTDKYLITINIPEGYAVESIPEPIAVALPENMGQFKYIISAENNIINARVETELNTHVIPASYYPDLKEFYGHIVKKEAEKVILTKL; this is encoded by the coding sequence ATGAAATTAAGATTGTTTTTTCTGCTTTTGCTGGCTCAGCAAGCAGTGGTAAGTGCCAAAGAAGTAAAATTTGGAAAAGTGTCCGAAGAGGAGGTATCAGCAACACAACATGCCCTCTATCCAGAGGCCAATGCGGCCATATTGCACAAAAATGAATGGGTACGTTACAATTATCAGTATGAAACAGGCTGGAGCCTTGTGAGAGAGGTGCATTACCGGATTAAAATCTACAACAAGGAGGGGTTTGATTGGGCCACCCTTCAAGTTCCACTATATGCAGGAGGTACCAATAAGGAGGATATTTCCAGTATAAAAGGGTTTACCTATAATATGGTGAATGGAAAAGTTGTGGATACCAAATTGAAGAATGACGGTGTTTTTATTGAAGAAGTAAACGAATACAGGAACAAGGCCTCCATCACCATGCCAGAAGTTAAGGAAGGTAGTGTGTTGGACATTGAGTATAAAATTGTATCTCCCATGTACTGGAGTATCGATGAGTTCAAATTTCAATATGATATTCCCGTGGACGATGTAGAAATACGATTGGAGATTCCGGAGTATTTTTACTTTAAGCAATATAGCAGGGGATTTCATGCCATCAAGTTTGATCAATCCAATGAAAATAGAACGATTAATGTTTCCTATAGAAGCTCTGATCAAACGGGCAGCCTAGGGAGAACCACACGAACAAGTGGGACCCTAAACTTTTTGGAAAACATCTATACCATGAAAGCTTCCGGTATTCCTGCACTGCTGGAGGAAAAATATACCAGCAATATCAACAATTTTAGAACATCGATAAAATTTGAACTGGCTTCTACCCGTTTTCCGAACCAACCATTTAAAAACTACAGTTTAACCTGGGAGGATGTGGCCAAATCCATTTACGACTACGACAGTTTTGGAGATGAGCTGAACAGGAAAAACTATTTTGATGATGATGTAGACCAAGTTCTAAATGGGCTTTCATCCGATTCAGAGAAGGCAATGGCCCTATTCCAGTTTGTAAAGAACAAAATGAACTGGGATAATTTTGTAGGTGTGGGCTGCAGCAGCCAAGGCATTCGTAAAGCTTATAAAGAAGGCAAGGGCAATGTGGCCGAAATCAATCTGATGCTGATAGCCATGCTTCGGTATGCCGGATTGCAAGCAGATCCTGTATTGGTCAGTACAAGATCACATGGCATCCCTTTACTGCCTACCAGCGATGGCTTCAATTATGTAGTGGCAGGGCTCCAGCTCGATAATGGCTTTGTACTTTTGGATGCGACCGAAAAAAATGCATTTCCCGATGTGCTGCCCATGCGTGCGCTGAACTGGTTTGGCAGACTGATTAAAGAAGACGGTACTTCTGTTCAAGTAGATCTTACCCCAAAAACAAAATCACTCGATGCTGTTATGATGAGCGTTGACCTAAACGATGATGGTTCCATTCATGGCAGGTACCGTCAGCAGTATACCGCAAACAATGCCTTTATTTTTAGGAACAATTTTGGGGAAGGCTCCGAGGATTCATATTTGGATGAGCTGGAAAAGAGGTATGGCGACCTGGAAATTTCGGATTTTGAACTCCAAAATCAAGACGACTTGTCCAAACCCGTTGTCCAAACGTTCAGCTATAGCAAAGAATCAGCTTATGAGGAAATAGCAGGGAAACTATACCTATCACCTCTTTTTTATCTCACTACCAGTGAAAACCCCTTCAAAACGGAAAAGAGGGAGTTCCCTATCGATTACGGATATCCTTGGACGGATAAATACTTGATTACCATCAATATTCCCGAAGGATATGCTGTAGAGTCAATCCCGGAACCCATTGCGGTTGCCCTTCCCGAAAACATGGGACAGTTTAAGTACATCATATCTGCCGAAAACAATATCATTAACGCCCGTGTAGAAACGGAACTTAACACCCATGTGATTCCAGCCAGTTATTATCCAGATTTAAAGGAGTTTTACGGTCATATCGTGAAAAAGGAAGCTGAAAAAGTAATCCTTACCAAACTGTAG